One Scomber japonicus isolate fScoJap1 chromosome 1, fScoJap1.pri, whole genome shotgun sequence DNA window includes the following coding sequences:
- the LOC128368833 gene encoding serine/threonine-protein kinase Nek1-like, which translates to MDKYEIVKKIGKGGFGTAILVKTKEDGHQYVIKEIFTSVMFTEDMQKAQKEVEVFSKMNHPNIVKYKESFEERGRLCIVMDYCEGGDLSKKIKSQKGELFSEEQILDWFVQICLALKHIHDRNILHRDIKPQNIFLKDGTIQLGDFGIARVLNSTGEVVTTQIGTSLYLSPEICEHKPYNSKSDIWALGCVLHELCTLKLAVSILRMDLELKLIRGSYPPVSDHYSQELCSLLAHLLKRDPTQRPSVSRILDKPFLCCRIQRLLTSQVDRRGQSETLISEEKLQKKQHEDKRQEHKGVGGLCGKHDSETKAQRAEEAETNFS; encoded by the exons ATGGATAAGTATGAAATAGTGAAGAAAATTGGGAAAGGTGGATTTGGAACAGCAATCCTTGTCAAAACCAAAGAGGATGGACACCAATATGTCATCAAGGAGATTTTCACATCTGTA ATGTTTACTGAAGACATGCAGAAAGCTCAAAAAGAAGTTGAAGTCTTTTCCAAAATGAATCATCCTAACATTGTCAAGTATAAGGAATCTTTTGAAG AGAGGGGCCGTCTGTGTATAGTGATGGACTACTGTGAAGGTGGAGACCTCTCCAAGAAGATCAAATCTCAGAAAGGAGAACTTTTCTCAGAAGAGCAA ATCCTGGACTGGTTTGTGCAGATTTGTCTGGCACTAAAACACATCCATGATAGAAACATCCTCCACAGAGACATTAAACCACAG aacatatttttaaaagatggGACTATACAGCTTGGGGACTTTGGAATTGCAAGAGTGCTGAACAG CACTGGAGAAGTGGTAACAACACAGATAGGAACATCACTTTACCTTTCACCAGAAATCTGTGAGCACAAACCATATAACAGCAAAAG tgatATTTGGGCTCTAGGTTGTGTCCTGCATGAACTGTGCACTCTTAAGCTTGCAGTAAGtattct CAGGATGGACCTAGAACTGAAACTCATCCGTGGCTCATACCCTCCTGTGTCTGATCACTACTCCCAAGAACTGTGTTCCCTCTTGGCTCATCTGTTGAAACGTGACCCAACACAGAGACCCTCAGTCAGCAGAATACTGGACAaacctttcctctgctgcaggatACAGAGGCTCCTCACATCACAGGTGGATAGAAGG GGTCAGTCAGAGACTCTTATATCTGAGGAGAAATTACAGAAGAAGCAGCATGAAGATAAGAGGCAAGAACATAAAG gtgttggCGGTCTGTGTGGGAAACATGACAGCGAGACAAAAGCTCaaag agcagaagaagcagagacCAACTTCTCTTGA